Proteins encoded by one window of Thalassoroseus pseudoceratinae:
- a CDS encoding exodeoxyribonuclease III has product MRITTWNVNGLRAALRKGFADYLDVLQTDVLLLQEIRVRPEQLPKEWAEPDDWHVHWHPAVRGGYAGVAIWSREPFEVIGTGLDTADPEGRVLRVRIDDTDFVSVYLPSGSSGEHRQAAKEVWMDSFAPWMAERYNDGRPVVVGGDLNIAHTEQDIFYAKGNQKNSGFLPHERAWFGDLLTSGWRDLVREHFGDVQGPYSWWSNRGRARELDRGWRIDYLLGNQQIGEKFQSAEIHREAGLTISDHAPVTIVTD; this is encoded by the coding sequence ATGCGTATCACGACTTGGAATGTGAACGGACTCAGAGCGGCATTGCGGAAAGGATTCGCGGATTACCTCGATGTATTGCAGACCGATGTGCTGTTACTCCAAGAGATTCGCGTCCGTCCCGAGCAACTTCCGAAAGAATGGGCCGAACCCGATGATTGGCACGTCCATTGGCACCCGGCTGTACGCGGCGGATATGCCGGTGTGGCGATCTGGTCACGGGAGCCGTTCGAGGTCATCGGCACTGGCTTGGATACCGCCGACCCGGAAGGTCGCGTGTTACGCGTTCGCATTGATGATACGGATTTCGTCAGCGTGTATCTGCCATCCGGTTCATCGGGCGAGCACCGTCAAGCGGCTAAAGAAGTGTGGATGGACAGTTTCGCTCCGTGGATGGCCGAGCGTTACAACGATGGTCGGCCAGTCGTCGTCGGAGGGGATCTCAACATCGCGCACACCGAGCAGGATATTTTCTACGCCAAAGGGAACCAAAAAAATTCCGGTTTCTTGCCGCATGAACGAGCTTGGTTTGGCGATCTGCTCACTAGTGGTTGGCGGGATTTGGTCCGTGAGCATTTCGGCGATGTCCAGGGGCCGTATTCGTGGTGGTCGAACCGTGGTCGGGCACGCGAACTCGATCGCGGTTGGCGAATTGACTACCTACTCGGTAATCAACAAATCGGCGAGAAATTTCAATCCGCGGAAATCCACCGCGAGGCCGGTCTCACGATTTCCGATCATGCCCCGGTAACGATTGTGACGGATTGA
- a CDS encoding serine/threonine protein kinase: MTNPEPNEDSPTELEHEAVEKQLFDALDAYVEALHSRDGDSLQAVQTDHPDAHEFFECLQHLEQLADDDSDGSRTDGDASASTILWNSHDSQEFQSSNEGCPADFPGSQQFGRYWLIHELGRGGMGVVHKAWQSDLERFVAIKMILHSHLASADQVRRFYAEARSAGRLRHANIVGIHEVGDVGGQPFFAMDYIEGQSLTQLIEDKPLPADEAARIVADVARAVQFLHDHELLHRDLKPSNILIDENGTPFVTDFGLAKMLTDSRDSGQTQSGTIIGTPSYMAPEQAAGRMSQISQKSDIYSLGAILYELLCGRPPFKQDNVLDTLVDVLEGEPTLICQVCRDVPEELQVICHRCLEKDSGARFESAGDLANELERYLRREPIQSKSSGLVSRVKRWGRREPALAARLVGVVLAMIVLQVNYWSADDIPVARHSWIMGVLGFWGVSAFVFQKMMHRDHLADLTRFLWSGTEVVLLTLILAATEGPYGPLLVAYPALVTCSGLFFRVRLVLFTLVCAVLGVIALLAFRTDAAPEHLHYTVIFLFATILQGCMVAFQVYRVRILSRHFDHRRLP, translated from the coding sequence ATGACCAATCCCGAACCGAATGAAGATTCGCCCACTGAGTTGGAACACGAAGCCGTCGAGAAGCAACTTTTTGACGCGCTCGATGCGTACGTCGAAGCACTTCATTCACGGGATGGTGACAGCTTGCAAGCTGTTCAAACCGACCATCCCGATGCCCACGAATTCTTCGAGTGTCTCCAACATTTAGAACAGTTAGCGGACGACGATTCGGACGGTAGCCGTACTGACGGGGACGCATCGGCTTCGACGATCCTGTGGAATTCCCATGACTCCCAAGAGTTTCAGTCGTCGAATGAGGGCTGCCCCGCCGATTTTCCGGGCTCGCAACAGTTTGGTCGATACTGGTTGATCCACGAGTTGGGCCGCGGCGGAATGGGGGTCGTCCACAAGGCTTGGCAGAGCGATCTGGAACGGTTCGTGGCCATCAAAATGATTCTGCATAGTCATTTGGCGTCGGCCGATCAGGTGCGGCGGTTCTATGCCGAAGCCCGTTCCGCTGGGAGATTACGGCACGCGAATATCGTGGGGATCCACGAAGTCGGTGATGTCGGCGGTCAACCGTTTTTTGCGATGGACTACATCGAAGGTCAAAGTCTCACGCAACTCATCGAAGACAAACCGTTACCAGCCGACGAAGCCGCTCGCATTGTGGCGGATGTTGCCAGAGCGGTGCAGTTCTTGCATGATCACGAACTCTTGCACCGTGACTTGAAGCCTTCGAATATTCTGATCGACGAAAACGGAACGCCCTTCGTCACGGATTTCGGTTTGGCGAAGATGCTGACGGACTCCCGCGACAGTGGTCAGACACAAAGTGGCACGATTATCGGCACACCGAGTTACATGGCTCCCGAACAAGCGGCGGGGCGGATGTCGCAAATTTCTCAGAAGAGCGATATCTACAGTCTCGGTGCGATCCTTTATGAACTGCTTTGCGGTCGTCCGCCGTTCAAGCAAGACAACGTCCTTGACACACTTGTGGATGTTCTCGAAGGCGAACCAACGCTCATTTGCCAAGTTTGTCGTGATGTTCCCGAAGAACTGCAGGTGATCTGTCACCGTTGTTTGGAGAAGGACTCCGGTGCAAGATTTGAGTCCGCCGGTGATTTGGCGAACGAGCTCGAACGCTACTTGCGTCGGGAGCCAATTCAATCGAAGAGTTCCGGATTGGTTTCGCGAGTCAAACGTTGGGGGCGTCGCGAACCGGCATTGGCGGCACGACTGGTCGGTGTCGTGCTTGCGATGATCGTCCTGCAAGTCAATTATTGGTCGGCTGATGACATCCCTGTAGCACGTCATTCCTGGATTATGGGTGTGCTGGGTTTTTGGGGAGTCTCGGCGTTTGTGTTTCAGAAAATGATGCACCGAGACCATCTTGCGGACCTGACACGCTTTTTGTGGTCCGGCACGGAAGTCGTGTTGCTCACGCTGATCCTCGCTGCAACGGAAGGGCCGTATGGTCCGCTGCTGGTGGCCTATCCCGCACTCGTGACGTGCTCGGGCTTGTTCTTCAGAGTTCGACTCGTACTTTTCACGTTGGTCTGTGCCGTTTTGGGGGTGATCGCATTGCTGGCGTTCCGCACCGACGCCGCTCCAGAGCATCTGCACTACACCGTCATTTTCCTGTTCGCAACAATACTCCAAGGCTGCATGGTGGCGTTCCAAGTCTATCGTGTCCGGATCTTGAGCCGACACTTCGATCATCGCCGGTTACCGTAA
- a CDS encoding Gfo/Idh/MocA family protein, with protein sequence MNSPPADFLDLHHLPQIPRCDDVRIGCVGSGFIMADCHLVAYRQHGLQPVAISSKNPHKAQDVADRHEIPLVYDTYKQLLTDSAIEVLDIAVPPDVQPDVIRDAANYGRHLKGILAQKPLGRNYAEALELATLCENAGITLAVNQNMRFDHSVRAAKHLLNRGDLGDPVVATLDMRAIPHWMPWQKRQGWVTLRIMSIHHLDTFRYWFGEPQRVYASVRPDPRTQRQFPHEDGIAMYILEYASGLRVSSWDNVWTGPDFDWSPDEDLNDIGIRWRIDGTNGIARGTIGWPAYPERQPSTLDFATDRQPGQWWKPRWNEVWFPDAFIGPMADLLSAISEDRMPMLNARDNLRTVALVDACYESARQHRAIDPREISED encoded by the coding sequence TTGAACTCCCCGCCTGCGGATTTTCTCGACTTGCACCATCTCCCGCAAATTCCCCGTTGTGATGATGTGAGAATTGGCTGCGTGGGGTCGGGGTTCATCATGGCGGATTGCCATTTGGTCGCGTATCGCCAGCATGGTTTGCAGCCAGTGGCGATTTCGTCCAAGAACCCGCACAAGGCACAAGATGTGGCCGACCGGCACGAAATCCCTCTGGTCTACGACACTTACAAGCAGCTCCTGACGGATTCCGCAATCGAGGTTCTCGATATTGCCGTCCCGCCGGATGTCCAACCGGACGTCATTCGAGACGCAGCAAATTACGGACGGCATCTGAAGGGGATACTCGCTCAAAAACCGTTGGGGAGGAATTACGCGGAGGCGTTGGAACTGGCCACGCTTTGTGAAAACGCAGGAATCACGTTAGCCGTCAATCAGAACATGCGGTTTGACCACTCCGTGCGGGCGGCTAAACATCTTCTAAATCGTGGCGACCTTGGTGATCCGGTGGTTGCCACACTCGATATGCGTGCCATCCCCCATTGGATGCCGTGGCAAAAACGGCAGGGATGGGTCACGCTGCGAATCATGAGTATCCATCACTTGGACACCTTCCGTTATTGGTTCGGGGAACCGCAGCGAGTATACGCGAGTGTCCGTCCCGACCCACGCACGCAGCGGCAGTTTCCGCATGAAGACGGCATCGCCATGTACATTCTTGAGTATGCCAGCGGTCTGCGGGTCTCAAGTTGGGACAATGTCTGGACTGGTCCCGATTTCGATTGGTCCCCCGATGAAGACTTGAACGATATCGGAATTCGCTGGCGGATCGACGGCACCAACGGCATCGCGCGAGGGACAATCGGTTGGCCTGCCTATCCCGAAAGGCAACCAAGCACGCTTGACTTCGCGACGGATCGCCAACCCGGTCAATGGTGGAAACCGCGTTGGAACGAAGTGTGGTTTCCCGACGCATTCATCGGACCGATGGCCGATTTACTCTCGGCCATTTCGGAAGATCGAATGCCGATGCTCAACGCTCGGGACAATCTTCGGACCGTGGCTCTTGTCGATGCGTGTTACGAATCCGCTCGCCAACATCGCGCGATCGATCCGCGGGAGATCTCCGAGGACTGA
- a CDS encoding sigma-70 family RNA polymerase sigma factor produces MSNASVPSLADLLDSARQGDAEARDQLFARCRSFVGVLAQAQVESWLQRRVDPSDIVQQTLLDAHRDFDQFRGQTEAEWLAWLKQILKHNTQDIVRRYRGTQKRQQQREVSWNKARPNNSHDHDPQPAASDGSPSQAAMRNEMELRIADAVSRLPNDYREVIILRNLQRLPFDQIADQLGRSRPATQMLWTRAVQKLRDHLRDNDQSRTE; encoded by the coding sequence ATGTCGAATGCTTCTGTTCCATCGCTGGCGGATCTGCTCGATTCGGCACGACAAGGAGATGCAGAAGCTCGCGACCAGTTGTTTGCTCGGTGTCGGAGTTTCGTCGGGGTGCTTGCTCAGGCTCAAGTGGAGAGCTGGCTGCAACGCCGGGTCGACCCTTCGGACATCGTGCAGCAAACACTGTTGGACGCCCATCGCGATTTCGATCAGTTCCGGGGCCAGACCGAAGCGGAATGGCTGGCCTGGCTGAAGCAAATCTTGAAACACAACACACAGGATATCGTTCGTCGCTATCGCGGAACTCAAAAACGGCAGCAACAACGCGAAGTCAGTTGGAACAAAGCTCGTCCGAACAATTCTCATGATCACGATCCACAACCAGCAGCGTCGGATGGAAGCCCATCGCAGGCCGCGATGCGAAACGAAATGGAATTGCGAATCGCCGACGCGGTTTCGAGGTTGCCGAACGATTATCGGGAAGTCATCATCTTGCGAAATCTTCAGCGTTTGCCGTTCGATCAAATCGCCGATCAATTAGGGCGATCACGACCGGCGACCCAAATGCTGTGGACCCGAGCCGTGCAGAAACTTCGAGATCATTTGCGTGACAATGACCAATCCCGAACCGAATGA
- a CDS encoding thioredoxin domain-containing protein, which translates to MNETSPYLLQHADNPVEWYPWGPEALEAAREQNKPIFLSIGYSACHWCHVMAHESFESEEIAKLMNDWFINVKVDREERPDLDQIYMSAVVAITGSGGWPMSVFLTPTGEPFYGGTYWPSAPKFQRPGFPQVLAAVNEAWTDRNEHVHEQADKLTNAIRGMDAFDASASELSPDLMTTAEKKLVGSVDQRHGGFGSAPKFPHPFDLRVLLRCYKRSGNADTLAAVTLTLDKMAAGGIYDHLGGGFHRYSTDAMWLAPHFEKMLYDNALLVPAYLEAYQTTGNAEYARIARETLDYTLGEMTDTNGGFYSTQDADSEGEEGKFFVWTLDEIHEHLGPDRAEIFAEAYDVTPNGNWEEKTILNRTTQGLGFSKSEADLLAECRQILYNVREQRIKPGRDEKILTSWNGLMIAAMALGARVLGDQRYAEAAENSAAFLLETLRDDDGSLLHSFKDGRARFNGYLDDYACLIDGLVELYQTTFNNRWIEAAVALADRMQEQFADDESVGFFYTSRDHEELIVRQKDSQDNATPSGNAMAATALLKLSRLTGRSEWEDIATRTLEMLATQMTYAPSASGQSLIALDFLTGPTRECVLFADSVESDLQELNQRFVPNKVVVAVSNSETTSKTIDSLVSGKTKINNQPTLYVCEHGTCSQPVVGVDEIRDGFNALS; encoded by the coding sequence GTGAACGAAACGAGTCCGTATCTTTTGCAACATGCGGACAACCCCGTTGAGTGGTATCCCTGGGGACCGGAGGCGTTGGAAGCCGCCCGTGAGCAGAACAAACCGATTTTTCTCTCCATCGGTTATTCGGCCTGTCACTGGTGTCACGTGATGGCACACGAGAGTTTCGAGAGCGAGGAAATCGCGAAGTTGATGAACGACTGGTTTATCAACGTGAAAGTGGATCGCGAGGAACGGCCGGATCTCGACCAAATCTACATGAGCGCTGTCGTCGCGATCACCGGCAGCGGTGGTTGGCCGATGAGTGTGTTTCTCACGCCGACCGGTGAACCGTTTTACGGCGGCACGTATTGGCCTTCCGCACCAAAGTTTCAACGACCGGGGTTTCCGCAAGTCTTGGCAGCGGTGAATGAAGCCTGGACCGATCGGAACGAGCATGTTCACGAACAAGCGGATAAGCTGACGAACGCGATTCGCGGGATGGATGCGTTTGACGCCTCCGCATCGGAACTATCGCCGGACCTGATGACAACGGCCGAGAAAAAGCTCGTTGGTTCCGTGGACCAACGTCACGGCGGTTTTGGATCGGCTCCGAAATTCCCGCATCCGTTCGATCTTCGGGTTTTGCTGCGTTGTTACAAACGGAGCGGCAATGCGGACACGCTCGCGGCTGTCACACTCACGCTCGACAAAATGGCCGCCGGCGGGATTTACGACCACCTTGGCGGCGGCTTTCATCGTTATTCCACAGACGCCATGTGGCTCGCCCCGCATTTTGAAAAGATGCTCTACGACAATGCCCTGCTCGTCCCGGCATATCTCGAAGCGTATCAAACAACGGGGAACGCCGAATACGCCCGGATCGCTCGCGAGACGCTCGACTATACACTTGGAGAAATGACGGATACCAACGGCGGTTTCTACAGCACGCAAGATGCCGACAGCGAAGGTGAGGAAGGCAAATTTTTCGTTTGGACGCTGGACGAAATCCATGAGCACCTGGGGCCGGATCGTGCGGAGATTTTCGCCGAAGCATACGATGTCACTCCCAATGGGAACTGGGAAGAAAAGACCATTCTCAATCGCACGACGCAAGGATTAGGCTTTTCCAAATCCGAAGCGGATTTGCTCGCAGAGTGTCGGCAGATTCTCTACAACGTTCGTGAACAACGCATCAAACCGGGTCGCGACGAGAAGATTCTCACGTCATGGAACGGATTAATGATCGCTGCCATGGCGTTGGGAGCCCGTGTTTTGGGAGACCAACGTTATGCGGAGGCCGCCGAAAACAGTGCCGCGTTTTTGTTGGAGACCCTGCGGGATGATGACGGCAGTTTGCTCCACAGTTTCAAAGATGGTCGAGCCCGCTTCAACGGCTATCTCGATGATTATGCCTGCCTGATCGATGGCTTGGTCGAACTCTATCAAACCACGTTCAACAATCGATGGATCGAGGCGGCAGTTGCTTTGGCCGATCGAATGCAGGAGCAATTCGCGGATGATGAGAGTGTCGGTTTCTTCTATACCAGCCGGGATCATGAAGAACTCATCGTGCGGCAGAAAGACAGTCAGGACAATGCCACGCCTTCGGGGAACGCGATGGCAGCGACGGCCTTATTGAAGTTGTCGCGATTGACTGGCCGATCTGAATGGGAAGACATCGCCACCCGCACGCTGGAAATGTTGGCCACGCAAATGACCTACGCACCGTCAGCTTCTGGGCAATCCCTGATCGCGTTGGACTTCCTCACCGGACCCACACGTGAATGTGTCCTGTTCGCTGATTCTGTCGAATCCGATCTGCAAGAACTCAATCAGCGATTCGTCCCCAACAAGGTCGTCGTCGCGGTGTCAAACTCGGAGACCACATCCAAAACGATCGATTCGCTGGTTTCAGGGAAGACAAAGATCAACAACCAACCAACACTTTATGTTTGCGAACATGGAACTTGCAGCCAGCCGGTTGTTGGCGTGGACGAAATTCGAGACGGATTCAACGCCCTTTCGTAG
- a CDS encoding C45 family autoproteolytic acyltransferase/hydolase produces MLRYLLAIAFVVLFSSNVQADPVVIEGNQSTTIATCGKGWLEEINGYRVLHLKGTPYEMGFQHGTLLRKAVRANFDYLINQKGQTALVEWKGVKITPAMMIRIIIGIQRSHVPEKYFEELKGLAAGSGLPIESVESGNFIPELFHCSGFAVMNSATTDGTLYHGRVLDYAVDWKLQEHAVLIVAEPDGGIPFVNVSYAGFIGSVTGMNANHVSIGEMGGGGFGRWAGVPMSFLVREVLESANNLEEAINVFRNNKRTCEYYYVLADGKTNEAVGMEASWDVIQLVQPGTSHELLPTAVKDCALLSAGDRYHELVRRTQAGHGKIDVPTALSMMDPGVAMKSNLHNVLFAPKSTKLWVANASADRKPAAVQPYYHFQLSELLQRSPQKVSPESTRVSAK; encoded by the coding sequence ATGCTTCGTTATCTGCTCGCAATCGCATTCGTCGTTTTATTTTCGTCGAATGTGCAAGCCGATCCGGTTGTTATCGAAGGAAATCAATCGACAACAATCGCCACCTGTGGCAAAGGTTGGCTCGAAGAGATTAACGGGTATCGCGTGCTGCACCTGAAAGGCACGCCCTATGAGATGGGCTTCCAACACGGAACGCTACTTCGCAAAGCCGTTCGGGCGAATTTCGATTACCTCATCAATCAAAAAGGGCAGACCGCACTCGTTGAATGGAAGGGTGTGAAGATCACGCCGGCGATGATGATTCGCATTATCATCGGGATTCAACGGTCGCACGTTCCGGAGAAGTATTTTGAGGAACTGAAAGGTCTCGCTGCGGGTTCCGGATTGCCGATTGAGTCGGTGGAATCGGGCAACTTTATTCCCGAGCTTTTCCATTGCAGCGGATTCGCCGTAATGAATTCCGCCACCACTGACGGCACGCTTTATCACGGTCGCGTGTTGGATTACGCCGTCGATTGGAAATTGCAGGAGCATGCGGTCCTGATTGTTGCCGAGCCGGATGGTGGAATCCCATTCGTGAATGTGTCGTATGCCGGGTTCATTGGGTCGGTGACGGGGATGAACGCGAACCACGTGTCGATCGGCGAGATGGGTGGCGGCGGTTTCGGGCGTTGGGCTGGTGTGCCGATGTCGTTTCTTGTGCGAGAGGTGTTGGAATCGGCGAACAACCTGGAAGAGGCGATCAACGTCTTCCGGAACAACAAGCGAACTTGCGAGTACTATTATGTGCTCGCTGATGGTAAGACAAACGAAGCGGTGGGAATGGAAGCGTCTTGGGATGTGATCCAACTCGTGCAGCCGGGAACGTCACATGAGTTGTTGCCGACAGCCGTGAAAGATTGTGCCTTGCTTTCGGCTGGTGATCGGTATCACGAGTTGGTGCGTCGCACGCAAGCGGGGCACGGCAAGATCGATGTGCCGACGGCGTTGTCGATGATGGACCCAGGCGTCGCGATGAAGTCGAATCTTCATAACGTGCTGTTCGCACCGAAGTCGACAAAGCTCTGGGTTGCCAATGCATCAGCAGACCGCAAACCCGCCGCCGTCCAGCCGTATTATCACTTTCAATTGTCCGAACTACTGCAACGATCGCCTCAAAAGGTTTCGCCGGAATCCACTCGTGTCTCCGCGAAATAA
- a CDS encoding BatA domain-containing protein, which produces MNNFFNPAMLLGLLGLSLPILVHLISKRRYDVVQWGAMQFLELGRNQRRKLRLEQLLLMLLRMALIALIVFALARPWVSSRWFSSIAERKTRDVVLVIDGSYSMGFEGGGLTPHQAAVRWAHRLIDELNSSDTVMLIDSRDQVRTIIPSPSHDLEMIRKELDEIPSPSGTSDLSAAVGKAVNLLSQGTNTAREIVVLTDGQALGWHAHENSTWARVDEAVAQAKFPPRIWVADMTKIDGANENTSSLTDRPNYVVDRIELSRETTVPSFPVRIQTKISRYGADSGNTIRQVDLEIDGQRLADQRRTVSLSPGEEETVEFTYRFPTVGSHLVSIVIENDALQGDNRADAVIVVENAFPVLLIDGDPSLEPTKGETFFLRAALTPSVAETPLIQATAMPLSVYTADPPDLSDFRAVVLADVPQLADDEWKRLEQFVETGGGLFIALGDQIDPKNYNARGFADGEGLIPYQLTAITSDAEGANVLSGSLDSTWLTMHRQDQGGELHTVRFLNWWKTELPPRDAPLDDEQIEALPTVAARLETGDPLLIEQRFGSGRVVLATSPTDLHSGWNTLAARRDVFVPLLHELIFYLAGQSSGRNTESGYPLSFPVAEDIDPSQYVFRDPADRERPPTPYEDDNGRLSLRLIDTDLPGVYRLMEQSETSTKKPEYFVVNFDRSESDLTPLTDADRLSLERDGRLSFLSGREELVDRMYDDAPNVELFRFLMLAFLVILVGEVFLTRQLVQGGHAELDDLVAPTDGLAATADKKWDATEDEDDEFTREW; this is translated from the coding sequence ATGAACAATTTCTTCAATCCGGCCATGTTGTTGGGGCTGTTAGGCTTGTCGTTGCCGATCCTCGTGCACCTGATCAGCAAACGGCGGTACGACGTCGTCCAATGGGGAGCCATGCAGTTCCTCGAACTCGGGCGGAATCAGCGTCGCAAACTTCGGCTCGAACAGCTGCTTCTCATGCTGCTTCGGATGGCGTTGATCGCCCTGATCGTCTTTGCTTTGGCACGCCCGTGGGTGAGCAGTCGTTGGTTCTCGTCGATCGCCGAGCGGAAGACGCGGGACGTTGTGCTCGTGATTGACGGTTCTTACAGCATGGGTTTCGAAGGTGGTGGGCTGACGCCTCATCAAGCGGCCGTCCGTTGGGCTCACCGACTGATCGACGAACTCAACAGCAGTGACACCGTGATGCTGATCGATTCCCGTGATCAAGTACGGACCATCATTCCCTCGCCGTCACATGATCTGGAAATGATTCGAAAAGAACTTGATGAGATCCCCTCACCGTCGGGAACCTCGGATTTGTCGGCAGCGGTGGGGAAGGCCGTCAACTTGCTCAGTCAGGGAACCAACACGGCTCGCGAAATCGTGGTGCTCACTGATGGCCAAGCACTTGGTTGGCATGCTCACGAGAATTCCACCTGGGCCAGAGTCGACGAAGCCGTTGCCCAAGCCAAATTCCCGCCGCGAATTTGGGTCGCGGACATGACAAAAATCGACGGAGCCAACGAAAACACATCATCGCTCACCGATCGCCCGAACTACGTTGTCGACCGGATCGAGCTCTCCCGAGAAACAACCGTTCCAAGTTTTCCGGTTCGGATTCAGACCAAGATTAGTCGTTACGGAGCGGATAGTGGGAACACCATTCGACAAGTCGATTTGGAAATCGACGGGCAACGCCTCGCCGACCAACGCCGCACGGTCTCGCTCTCGCCGGGCGAAGAGGAGACCGTGGAATTCACCTATCGATTTCCCACCGTCGGCTCCCATTTGGTGAGTATTGTGATTGAGAACGATGCCCTCCAAGGTGACAACCGTGCCGACGCGGTCATTGTTGTGGAAAATGCATTTCCTGTACTTCTCATCGATGGCGATCCGTCTCTCGAACCGACGAAAGGCGAAACGTTTTTTCTTCGGGCGGCTCTCACACCATCTGTCGCCGAGACCCCATTGATCCAGGCGACCGCCATGCCCTTGTCTGTCTACACGGCTGATCCGCCTGACTTGTCGGACTTTCGTGCGGTCGTGCTTGCTGATGTTCCTCAATTGGCGGATGACGAGTGGAAACGGTTGGAACAATTCGTGGAGACGGGCGGTGGCTTGTTTATTGCGCTCGGGGATCAAATTGACCCGAAGAATTACAACGCCCGTGGATTCGCTGACGGTGAAGGTTTAATTCCCTATCAGTTAACCGCGATTACAAGCGATGCGGAGGGGGCGAATGTCCTCAGCGGAAGTCTCGATTCCACGTGGCTCACGATGCATCGCCAGGACCAAGGCGGCGAACTGCATACCGTCCGATTTCTGAATTGGTGGAAGACCGAACTGCCACCACGCGACGCTCCTCTCGATGATGAGCAAATCGAAGCCCTTCCAACCGTGGCGGCAAGGCTCGAAACGGGCGATCCGCTGCTGATCGAACAGCGATTCGGTTCGGGACGCGTCGTCCTAGCGACCTCCCCGACCGATTTGCATTCCGGCTGGAATACCTTGGCGGCTCGTCGTGATGTCTTCGTACCGTTGTTGCACGAGTTGATCTTCTACCTGGCGGGGCAAAGCTCAGGACGAAACACGGAGTCTGGTTACCCGCTCAGTTTCCCCGTTGCGGAGGATATCGACCCATCGCAATACGTCTTCCGCGATCCCGCAGATCGTGAACGCCCTCCAACACCATATGAGGACGACAACGGCCGACTATCATTGCGATTAATCGATACCGATCTGCCTGGTGTCTACCGGCTCATGGAACAGTCCGAAACATCAACGAAGAAACCCGAATACTTCGTCGTCAATTTTGATCGGTCAGAGTCCGATCTTACACCGTTGACCGATGCAGACCGCTTGTCGCTGGAACGCGACGGCCGGCTGAGTTTCCTTTCCGGTCGGGAGGAACTCGTTGATCGAATGTACGACGATGCTCCCAATGTTGAACTGTTCCGTTTCTTGATGTTGGCTTTCCTGGTCATATTAGTTGGCGAAGTTTTCCTGACGCGGCAACTTGTGCAAGGCGGGCACGCGGAACTCGATGATCTCGTGGCACCGACAGACGGATTGGCAGCAACTGCCGACAAAAAGTGGGATGCAACGGAAGACGAAGACGATGAATTCACCCGCGAATGGTGA